AATCTGAGTTCGTAGGTAGATTTTAGAGCACGTAGAGTCACTGACCTTTATCACAAAGTGATGCTCAACCATCACCATAGCAGAGCTGGGCCCCATCTATCTCTCTAGCCCCCCATACCCCCATCGCTCCCTCCCGCAGACTGCAGCAGGTCTTGTAGCCCCAGCAGCAGATACTCCCCAGCCTTCCCAGGACATGGGCTCCTAGCTGAAGTCTCTGGGGCTAGTGGGCCCATACTGACACCATCTGCCTTTGCTTTGGAGGTGGAAGGAAGCCGGGCGAGATGGCAgaggagggctctgagctggAAAGGGGCCTCCATGCCATCGTGGGCAGCTTCTACAGATACGCCGAGGGCTCCGAGGGACCTAAGGAGCTGGACCAGGCGGCTTTCCAGAACCTACTCAGAAACGAGCTGAGCCATCAGCTCACGGTGAGACCCGGCTACTGGCACCCCAAGGCGACTGGAGACATCAAACACTGACTGCTAGCAAAGGGGGGAGGTCTCTCTGTGAccctcagccctgccctccagccccctgctgtccctgccctgggctccccgccaGCTCTACTGGTGCCCCTCAAtaccaacccacagccccctgctgtcccagcccgggACTCCCCTCACAACTCTGCGGGtgtccctcactcccaacccagaGACCCCGATtagcccagccctggctcccccaccccacccagcgcTCTGCTGGCGCCCCTCAGTCCCGGCCCACatccccctgctctcccaggagTTAGCTCcgctctgcacagctctgccagtggcaCTAAATCCTGACCCACTGACCCCCTGCTATGCCAGTTCCGGCTCCCCACAGCCCTCACACCTCTGCCAATGGGCCTCGAGCTTGACTTGTATCTCACttctccttcacacacacacacacacacacacacacgtctgtgtgtggggagccctgctagtctgaccccctgcagcaGGGGGTAGCAGCgtgcacacactcacacagacacacacccggCAGTAAAGCCCTTTACTGATCCACGTGCCCGATGGGTCCCCAGCAGTGACTTGCTGTTTCCTTGGTGAGCTTTAGAACTCAGAGGACCAGAAGGCAGCGCTGGACATGTTTAGGAAGGTGGATGCCAACAACGATCAGAAAATCTCCTTCGACGAGTACTGGGATCTGATCGTAGAGATTTGCCGAGTGATCCGGCGCAGCAATTATAACGAGTAGCGACCGGGGAGCTGTGTCcagtggggaaaccgaggcacgcgCCGCAACGGGAAATGCCCCCAAATCCTTTGCCTGATGCACTCAAAGCAAACCTGCACCTCCCCCACACCACCTCACCCCCAATAAACCCAGCGACCTTAATCTGTCTGCTtgctgggaccctcccacccccttccccattctgcacatctcatgctgctgcagctgcccctGTCCCCCTCGCCTGGATCCCACCCTGATCACCCCTCGGTCTCTGCTCCCATGCTGCCCATCTTGTCAcaacccaatggccccctccctcaggtcCCCTGGAGAGGCAGATCAGCACTGTATgttgctaacgctgttgcaagcattgcaaggcattttgggaagggttaaaggtgtgagtgtggagtggaagattcctttgcaggttgcggGAGGCcaaagggggaggaaggaagagagcagagaaggGGTTAACTTGACACTTCAGCTCCGAAGAGAAGATGCTGGCCCCAGTCCAAGGTCACGGCGCTCGACGGGCTGAGCAGGACCGCAGAAATTGCAAAAACGAGCGAGACGGCAAGGCCAGCGAAGGGGAAAACAAAGTCTCATATCCCTGgagccggtgtgttttgggaaagctgagGAGGCCACAGAAAGccagtttggactggtacaaagagcaccaggaacaAAGGTCCCTGAATGAAACACCCCAAaagaacccaggacttaaaaaccctcccGAGAGCCAAAGCAAGTCGGAGAAAAACAGCAGACCCTGGACGACCCGCGCATGGGACAAGAACTcccgtccacccctccccctcttcttcttgcGTTActcccaggcttggccagcctcggGTAGTGcgggtgtgagtatgaaagtgggttagggcttggggcactaactcttttttccttcctctgagtgacgtGGGAACCCCCAGCAC
This portion of the Trachemys scripta elegans isolate TJP31775 unplaced genomic scaffold, CAS_Tse_1.0 scaffold_28, whole genome shotgun sequence genome encodes:
- the LOC117870482 gene encoding protein S100-A16-like, which encodes MGQSLQPELSGERSGGRKPGEMAEEGSELERGLHAIVGSFYRYAEGSEGPKELDQAAFQNLLRNELSHQLTNSEDQKAALDMFRKVDANNDQKISFDEYWDLIVEICRVIRRSNYNE